A genomic window from Vigna radiata var. radiata cultivar VC1973A chromosome 2, Vradiata_ver6, whole genome shotgun sequence includes:
- the LOC106755838 gene encoding equilibrative nucleotide transporter 3 isoform X1, producing MSPGVCRRNLITEVDTREETKAAMENSDPLRPTEGKFAAIVVCWLLGNGCLFSWNSMLTIEDYYIYLFPKYHPSRVLTLVYQPFAVGTLAILAYKENKINTRIRNLFGYTLFFISSLAVLLLDLVTSGKGGLGTFVGVCMVSGAFGIADAHTQGGMVGELSYMLPEFIQSFLAGAAASGALTSALRLITKAAFENSKNGLHKGAILFFSISTFFELLCVLLYAFVFPKLPIVKYYRSKVASEGSNTFSSDLAEDGIKTPRVNEEGKLLERKGTKQLLLENIDYAIDLFLIYALTLSIFPGFLSEDTGSHSLGTWYALVLIAMYNVCDLIGRYIPLLKSLKLESRKMLTIVIVSRLLFVPAFYFTAKYGTQGWMIMLTSLLGLTNGYLTVCVLTSAPKGYMGPEQNALGNVLVLFLLGGIFAGVTLDWLWLIGKGW from the exons ATGTCACCTGGGGTGTGCAGAAGGAATTTAATTACAG AGGTTGATACAAGAGAAGAAACTAAGGCAGCCATGGAGAACAGTGACCCTCTAAGGCCTACTGAG GGAAAATTTGCTGCAATAGTAGTCTGTTGGCTTCTTGGTAACGGATGCCTTTTCTCATGGAACAGTATGCTGACTATAGAAGATTACTATATTTACTTGTTTCCG AAATACCACCCCTCTAGGGTGCTTACTCTTGTATATCAGCCATTTGCGGTTGGAACACTAGCAATACTGGCTTACAAAgagaacaaaatcaatacaagGATAAGAAACCTATTTGGATATACTCTTTTCTTCATAAGCTCTTTGGCAGTGTTGCTT TTGGATTTAGTAACATCTGGTAAAGGAGGACTTGGAACTTTTGTTGGTGTATGCATGGTTAGTGGTGCATTTGGAATAGCAGATGCTCACACGCAAGGTGGAATGGTGGGAGAGCTATCTTACATGCTTCCAGAATTCATTCAG TCTTTCCTTGCTGGTGCAGCAGCATCTGGTGCACTAACATCTGCTTTGAGGTTGATTACAAAAGCAGCATTTGAGAATTCTAAGAATGGTCTTCACAAAGGAGCCA TTTTGTTCTTTTCCATATCAACATTCTTTGAGCTTCTCTGTGTTCTTCTATATGCATTTGTGTTTCCTAAATTACCAATTGTGAAGTACTACCGTTCAAAAGTAGCATCTGAAGGATCTAACACTTTTTCATCCGACCTTGCTGAAGATGGCATCAAGACCCCAAGA GTCAATGAAGAGGGCAAACTATTAGAGCGCAAAGGGACTAAGCAACTGTTATTAGAAAACATTGATTATGCAATTGATTTGTTCCTAATATACGCACTTACACTATCAATTTTCCCCGGATTCTTATCAGAAGATACCGGTTCACATAGTTTAGGAACATG GTATGCTCTTGTGTTAATTGCTATGTACAATGTGTGTGATCTGATTGGAAGATACATTCCACTGTTGAAAAGCCTGAAGTTGGAGTCCCGAAAAATGCTGACCATAGTCATTGTTAGTCGCCTTTTGTTTGTGCCAGCATTTTATTTCACTGCAAAGTATGGCACACAGGGCTGGATGATAATGCTGACATCCCTTTTGGGGTTAACCAATGGTTACCTCACTGTTTGTGTTCTCACTTCAGCACCCAAAGGTTACATG gGACCAGAACAAAATGCTTTGGGAAACGTGTTGGTGTTGTTTCTTCTTGGAGGTATTTTTGCAGGTGTAACACTTGACTGGTTGTGGTTGATTGGAAAAGGGTGGTGA
- the LOC106780171 gene encoding uncharacterized protein LOC106780171, whose product MLPNHAELINRIIGEFHGSKFGAHAGTTRTMARLSAQFFWPKMREDIRMFVKECSICQQAKVNQSLPADNSWEAIEEVQKAHPYFNLEDKVAIQDGSIVTRIKYDSIKGGETVAPSGHVLNKDEGMKGTHERRGNTKWRDFIQG is encoded by the exons ATGCTGCCAAATCATGCAGAACTGATAAATCGGATCATAGGAGAATTCCATGGATCAAAATTTGGTGCTCACGCGGGAACTACAAGAACTATGGCCAGACTGAGTGCTCAATTTTTCTGGCCTAAAATGCGGGAAGATATAAGGATGTTTGTGAAGGAATGCTCTATTTGCCAGCAAGCTAAAGTCAATCAGTCTTTACCTGCTG ACAATTCGTGGGAAGCCATTGAAGAAGTACAAAAAGCACACCCTtacttcaaccttgaggacaaggttgctATTCAAGATGGGAGTATTGTCACGCGCATAAAGTATGACAGTATTAAGGGGGGAGAAACGGTTGCACCTAGTGGCCACGTGTTAAACAAAGATGAAGGCATGAAAGGGACACATGAGAGGAGAGGAAATACTAAATGGAGGGATTTCATTCAGGGATAG
- the LOC106777532 gene encoding uncharacterized GPI-anchored protein At4g28100-like, producing MQSFSLSLACLAFFTSLFLLQRQPFSHAGLLSQPVSNPNQPLQPGQYPSSNTVPAFPVQTQTQTCRLDLSNELFGGVKDACGKDLDRSRCCPVLAAWLFAAHARSALEVSGAPPPASGDLPMMPDDSQKCVNSLQDSLLTRNIRIPQPNATCDAILCFCGIRLHQITSLTCNAAFNVSLSHKNATPTAAVRNLENNCRNSSYAGCTRCLGALQKVKGYKNETKGSGGSERVKKMFNRDCQLMGLTWLLAKNKTAYIPTVSAVLRAMMYSAHPHESKCSPDQENMPLAVDSLQFESGKGASRPSKFMVTVLPLVIMLFSCFV from the exons ATGCAATCATTTTCGCTCAGTCTCGCGTGCCTTGCTTTTTTCACCTCGCTCTTCCTACTACAACGACAACCTTTTTCTCATGCCGGTTTACTGTCCCAACCGGTGAGTAACCCCAACCAGCCTCTCCAACCGGGCCAATACCCCTCCTCCAACACGGTTCCCGCATTCCCGGTTCAGACCCAGACGCAGACCTGCCGGCTTGACCTCTCCAACGAGCTCTTCGGCGGAGTCAAGGACGCCTGCGGCAAGGACCTCGACCGGAGCCGCTGCTGCCCCGTCCTGGCCGCGTGGCTCTTCGCCGCACACGCCCGCTCTGCCCTCGAGGTCTCTGGTGCGCCGCCGCCGGCCTCCGGCGACCTCCCCATGATGCCCGACGACTCCCAGAAGTGCGTCAACTCCCTCCAAGACTCGCTCCTCACTCGCAATATCCGAATCCCCCAACCCAACGCCACCTGCGACGCCATCCTCTGCTTCTGCGGCATCAGACTACACCAAATAACATCCTTAACTTGCAACGCAGCGTTCAACGTTTCTCTCTCCCACAAAAACGCCACCCCCACCGCCGCCGTTCGCAACTTGGAAAACAATTGTCGCAACTCCTCATACGCCGGCTGCACCAGATGCCTCGGCGCCCTACAAAAG GTTAAAGGGTACAAGAACGAGACAAAGGGTAGTGGAGGAAGCGAGAGGGTGAAGAAAATGTTCAACAGGGACTGTCAACTGATGGGATTAACGTGGCTGCTTGCAAAGAACAAAACGGCGTACATACCCACCGTATCGGCGGTGTTGCGCGCGATGATGTACAGCGCGCATCCGCATGAGTCGAAATGCAGTCCCGATCAGGAGAACATGCCGCTGGCCGTTGATTCGCTTCAGTTCGAGAGTGGAAAAGGCGCATCGCGGCCGTCAAAGTTTATGGTGACGGTTTTGCCCCTGGtgattatgttattttcatgttttgtgTAG
- the LOC106755838 gene encoding equilibrative nucleotide transporter 3 isoform X2, with product MENSDPLRPTEGKFAAIVVCWLLGNGCLFSWNSMLTIEDYYIYLFPKYHPSRVLTLVYQPFAVGTLAILAYKENKINTRIRNLFGYTLFFISSLAVLLLDLVTSGKGGLGTFVGVCMVSGAFGIADAHTQGGMVGELSYMLPEFIQSFLAGAAASGALTSALRLITKAAFENSKNGLHKGAILFFSISTFFELLCVLLYAFVFPKLPIVKYYRSKVASEGSNTFSSDLAEDGIKTPRVNEEGKLLERKGTKQLLLENIDYAIDLFLIYALTLSIFPGFLSEDTGSHSLGTWYALVLIAMYNVCDLIGRYIPLLKSLKLESRKMLTIVIVSRLLFVPAFYFTAKYGTQGWMIMLTSLLGLTNGYLTVCVLTSAPKGYMGPEQNALGNVLVLFLLGGIFAGVTLDWLWLIGKGW from the exons ATGGAGAACAGTGACCCTCTAAGGCCTACTGAG GGAAAATTTGCTGCAATAGTAGTCTGTTGGCTTCTTGGTAACGGATGCCTTTTCTCATGGAACAGTATGCTGACTATAGAAGATTACTATATTTACTTGTTTCCG AAATACCACCCCTCTAGGGTGCTTACTCTTGTATATCAGCCATTTGCGGTTGGAACACTAGCAATACTGGCTTACAAAgagaacaaaatcaatacaagGATAAGAAACCTATTTGGATATACTCTTTTCTTCATAAGCTCTTTGGCAGTGTTGCTT TTGGATTTAGTAACATCTGGTAAAGGAGGACTTGGAACTTTTGTTGGTGTATGCATGGTTAGTGGTGCATTTGGAATAGCAGATGCTCACACGCAAGGTGGAATGGTGGGAGAGCTATCTTACATGCTTCCAGAATTCATTCAG TCTTTCCTTGCTGGTGCAGCAGCATCTGGTGCACTAACATCTGCTTTGAGGTTGATTACAAAAGCAGCATTTGAGAATTCTAAGAATGGTCTTCACAAAGGAGCCA TTTTGTTCTTTTCCATATCAACATTCTTTGAGCTTCTCTGTGTTCTTCTATATGCATTTGTGTTTCCTAAATTACCAATTGTGAAGTACTACCGTTCAAAAGTAGCATCTGAAGGATCTAACACTTTTTCATCCGACCTTGCTGAAGATGGCATCAAGACCCCAAGA GTCAATGAAGAGGGCAAACTATTAGAGCGCAAAGGGACTAAGCAACTGTTATTAGAAAACATTGATTATGCAATTGATTTGTTCCTAATATACGCACTTACACTATCAATTTTCCCCGGATTCTTATCAGAAGATACCGGTTCACATAGTTTAGGAACATG GTATGCTCTTGTGTTAATTGCTATGTACAATGTGTGTGATCTGATTGGAAGATACATTCCACTGTTGAAAAGCCTGAAGTTGGAGTCCCGAAAAATGCTGACCATAGTCATTGTTAGTCGCCTTTTGTTTGTGCCAGCATTTTATTTCACTGCAAAGTATGGCACACAGGGCTGGATGATAATGCTGACATCCCTTTTGGGGTTAACCAATGGTTACCTCACTGTTTGTGTTCTCACTTCAGCACCCAAAGGTTACATG gGACCAGAACAAAATGCTTTGGGAAACGTGTTGGTGTTGTTTCTTCTTGGAGGTATTTTTGCAGGTGTAACACTTGACTGGTTGTGGTTGATTGGAAAAGGGTGGTGA